A genomic region of Paralichthys olivaceus isolate ysfri-2021 chromosome 18, ASM2471397v2, whole genome shotgun sequence contains the following coding sequences:
- the arrdc1b gene encoding arrestin domain-containing protein 1b isoform X1, with product MGKLQEFDITFSSNKVVYGPGESISGTVKIRTSNPLQYKAIKVNCQGSCGISNKMNEASWSLEEQYFNSTLSIADKGTLAAGEHSFQFQFLIPVAAPTSFEGPFGKIAYRVRAAIDTPRFSKDYKAQRPFYLLNLLNLNEVPNIEKLSYAVTTKKFSYLLVKTGTLMLKARSDMRGYIPGQVIKLATEIHNKSGKDTGCVLASLIQKVTYRTKRPLFDLRTIAEVEGAGVKAGKHAEWREQIIVPPLPQSVLAGCSLIDVDYFIQVSLKSPDAVVTLPIYIGNIAVNLSPSRTIPSSPDHCCGTIAPSAAGVTPSAPPAEEEPEEGLCAGGMASEEIPTKSHSQQDPSGQPVTMSPSAFSHAPGAALPPGHRRPNTSAPLFCLSTGATIPFFTEGDVTPVPTSCSLILPPEYSSWDYPHEPPPTYEESCSSANSNFNSRQ from the exons ATGGGGAAGCTCCAGGAATTTGACATCACgttcagcagcaacaaggtggtgTACGGCCCCGGAGAGTCCATCAGCGGCACCGTGAAGATACGGACCAGCAACCCGCTGCAGTACAAAG CCATCAAGGTGAACTGTCAGGGCTCATGTGGGATCTccaacaaaatgaatgaagcatCTTGGAGCCTGGAGGAGCAGTACTTCAACAGCACACTGTCTATCGCTGACAAAG GGACTCTGGCAGCAGGCGAACACAGTTTCCAGTTCCAGTTTCTCATTCCAG TCGCTGCCCCGACTTCCTTCGAGGGACCATTTGGGAAGATTGCTTACCGTGTGCGAGCCGCCATCGACACACCCCGCTTCTCTAAGGACTACAAAGCCCAGAGGCCCTTCTACCTGCTCAACCTGCTGAACCTCAATGAGGTGCCCAACATTGAA AAATTGAGCTACGCTGTGACCACAAAGAAATTCAGCTATCTCCTGGTGAAGACGGGGACCCTGATGCTGAAAGCGCGCAGTGACATGAGGGGCTACATCCCTGGGCAGGTCATCAAGTTAGCAACTGAAATCCACAATAAGTCTGGGAAGGACACGGGATGTGTACTGGCCAGTCTCATACAG AAAGTGACCTATAGGACCAAGAGGCCTTTGTTTGACCTGCGGACCATCGCAGAGGTGGAGGGAGCCGGAGTGAAGGCAGGAAAACACGCAGAGTGGAGGGAGCAGATCATcgtccctcctcttcctcagtcaGTCCTCGCAGGCTGCAGCCTCATAGATGTCGACTATTTCATACAG GTGTCGCTGAAGTCTCCGGACGCAGTCGTCACTCTGCCCATCTACATCGGCAACATCGCTGTGAACTTATCTCCATCGAGGACCATCCCCTCCAGTCCGGACCACTGCTGCGGCACCATCGCACCCAGCGCCGCCGGGGTCACGCCCAGTGCCCCACCGGCggaggaggagccagaggaggGATTGTGTGCAGGGGGCATGGCAAGCGAGGAGATCCCGACCAAGAGTCACTCTCAGCAGGATCCCTCGGGTCAGCCGGTCACTATGTCGCCCAGCGCCTTCAGCCACGCACCAGGTGCAGCGCTGCCTCCCGGCCACAGACGACCCAACACGTCTGCTCCACTGTTCTGCCTGTCCACCGGGGCCACCATACCTTTCTTCACAGAGGGAGACGTGACTCCTGTACCCACTTCCTGTTCGCTCATTCTCCCTCCAGAGTACAGCAGCTGGGACTACCCTCATG AGCCTCCACCCACTTACGAGGAAAGCTGCAGTAGCGCCAACTCCAACTTCAACAGCCGACAGTAG
- the arrdc1b gene encoding arrestin domain-containing protein 1b isoform X2, whose product MNEASWSLEEQYFNSTLSIADKGTLAAGEHSFQFQFLIPVAAPTSFEGPFGKIAYRVRAAIDTPRFSKDYKAQRPFYLLNLLNLNEVPNIEKLSYAVTTKKFSYLLVKTGTLMLKARSDMRGYIPGQVIKLATEIHNKSGKDTGCVLASLIQKVTYRTKRPLFDLRTIAEVEGAGVKAGKHAEWREQIIVPPLPQSVLAGCSLIDVDYFIQVSLKSPDAVVTLPIYIGNIAVNLSPSRTIPSSPDHCCGTIAPSAAGVTPSAPPAEEEPEEGLCAGGMASEEIPTKSHSQQDPSGQPVTMSPSAFSHAPGAALPPGHRRPNTSAPLFCLSTGATIPFFTEGDVTPVPTSCSLILPPEYSSWDYPHEPPPTYEESCSSANSNFNSRQ is encoded by the exons atgaatgaagcatCTTGGAGCCTGGAGGAGCAGTACTTCAACAGCACACTGTCTATCGCTGACAAAG GGACTCTGGCAGCAGGCGAACACAGTTTCCAGTTCCAGTTTCTCATTCCAG TCGCTGCCCCGACTTCCTTCGAGGGACCATTTGGGAAGATTGCTTACCGTGTGCGAGCCGCCATCGACACACCCCGCTTCTCTAAGGACTACAAAGCCCAGAGGCCCTTCTACCTGCTCAACCTGCTGAACCTCAATGAGGTGCCCAACATTGAA AAATTGAGCTACGCTGTGACCACAAAGAAATTCAGCTATCTCCTGGTGAAGACGGGGACCCTGATGCTGAAAGCGCGCAGTGACATGAGGGGCTACATCCCTGGGCAGGTCATCAAGTTAGCAACTGAAATCCACAATAAGTCTGGGAAGGACACGGGATGTGTACTGGCCAGTCTCATACAG AAAGTGACCTATAGGACCAAGAGGCCTTTGTTTGACCTGCGGACCATCGCAGAGGTGGAGGGAGCCGGAGTGAAGGCAGGAAAACACGCAGAGTGGAGGGAGCAGATCATcgtccctcctcttcctcagtcaGTCCTCGCAGGCTGCAGCCTCATAGATGTCGACTATTTCATACAG GTGTCGCTGAAGTCTCCGGACGCAGTCGTCACTCTGCCCATCTACATCGGCAACATCGCTGTGAACTTATCTCCATCGAGGACCATCCCCTCCAGTCCGGACCACTGCTGCGGCACCATCGCACCCAGCGCCGCCGGGGTCACGCCCAGTGCCCCACCGGCggaggaggagccagaggaggGATTGTGTGCAGGGGGCATGGCAAGCGAGGAGATCCCGACCAAGAGTCACTCTCAGCAGGATCCCTCGGGTCAGCCGGTCACTATGTCGCCCAGCGCCTTCAGCCACGCACCAGGTGCAGCGCTGCCTCCCGGCCACAGACGACCCAACACGTCTGCTCCACTGTTCTGCCTGTCCACCGGGGCCACCATACCTTTCTTCACAGAGGGAGACGTGACTCCTGTACCCACTTCCTGTTCGCTCATTCTCCCTCCAGAGTACAGCAGCTGGGACTACCCTCATG AGCCTCCACCCACTTACGAGGAAAGCTGCAGTAGCGCCAACTCCAACTTCAACAGCCGACAGTAG